From Chryseobacterium shandongense, the proteins below share one genomic window:
- a CDS encoding 3'-5' exonuclease, translated as MIQHIPIERILFIDIETVPSAGAWEDLPESERMLWDKKTRFQRKDEISAQDFYSEKAGIMAEFGKIICITIGMLEKNDTLKIKSFAGHNEKKILQEFGEIFNSQRLRDVILCAHNGKEFDFPWIARRFLINGMMPPVPFQMFGKKPWEIPHIDTMELWKFGDYKSFVSLELLAHLFKVPTPKDDIDGSMVSSIYYIEKDLQRIVDYCEKDVLTLANIFRRMRQEDLLKRYINLD; from the coding sequence ATGATACAACACATTCCAATAGAAAGAATTTTATTTATTGATATTGAAACAGTTCCAAGCGCCGGGGCATGGGAAGACCTTCCTGAATCTGAGCGAATGCTTTGGGATAAAAAAACAAGATTTCAGAGAAAAGATGAGATTTCCGCACAGGATTTTTATTCGGAAAAAGCAGGAATTATGGCCGAATTCGGAAAAATTATCTGCATCACGATCGGAATGCTTGAAAAGAATGATACGTTAAAAATTAAAAGTTTTGCAGGACATAATGAAAAAAAGATCCTTCAGGAATTCGGGGAAATTTTCAACAGTCAAAGACTTCGGGATGTAATTTTATGTGCTCATAACGGAAAAGAGTTTGATTTTCCCTGGATTGCCAGAAGGTTCCTGATTAACGGCATGATGCCTCCGGTACCGTTTCAGATGTTTGGAAAAAAACCTTGGGAAATTCCTCATATCGATACCATGGAGCTCTGGAAATTCGGAGATTATAAAAGCTTTGTCTCTCTGGAATTGCTGGCTCATCTTTTTAAAGTACCGACACCGAAAGACGATATCGACGGTTCAATGGTTTCATCAATCTACTACATAGAGAAAGACTTGCAAAGAATAGTGGACTATTGTGAAAAAGATGTCTTAACTTTGGCAAATATTTTCCGGCGCATGCGTCAGGAAGATTTGTTGAAAAGGTATATCAATTTAGATTAA
- a CDS encoding YifB family Mg chelatase-like AAA ATPase translates to MLIKIYGSAIHGVSAQTITIEVNVDTGGVGYHLVGLPDSAIKESSYRISAALKNVGFKIPGKKITINMAPADLRKEGAAYDLSIAIGILAASDQILAENIQDYIIMGELSLDGTLHPVKGVLPIAIQAREEGFKGIILPKQNTREAAIVNNLDVFAAENIKEVIDFFNEGKPLEKIDIDTRKEFQEKINDFPFDFSEVKGQETAKRAMEVAAAGGHNIILIGPPGSGKTMLAKRVPSILPPLSLKEALETTKIHSVAGKMGTETSLMTVRPFRAPHHTISDVALVGGGGYPQPGEISLAHNGVLFLDEMPEFKRTVLEVMRQPLEDREVTISRAKFTVNYPASFMLVASMNPSPSGFFPDDPNNTSTVYEMQRYMNKLSGPLLDRIDIHIEVQKVEFEQLAERRKGEKSEDIRKRVLLAREIQRERYKDLKISYNAQIGPKEIEQYCNLDETSFSLIKTAMEKLNLSARAYDRILKVARTIADLEESENILSYHISEAIQYRSLDREFWNG, encoded by the coding sequence ATGCTGATTAAAATTTATGGAAGTGCAATACACGGCGTCTCGGCGCAAACCATTACGATTGAAGTTAATGTTGATACCGGAGGAGTAGGCTATCATCTCGTAGGTCTTCCAGACAGTGCAATAAAAGAAAGCAGTTACAGGATCTCTGCTGCGCTGAAAAACGTTGGATTCAAAATTCCCGGTAAAAAAATTACGATTAATATGGCTCCCGCCGATCTTCGTAAAGAAGGAGCTGCCTATGATCTGAGTATTGCCATCGGAATTCTTGCGGCCTCCGACCAGATTCTTGCCGAAAATATTCAGGATTATATCATTATGGGAGAGCTTTCTCTCGACGGAACCTTACATCCTGTAAAGGGTGTTTTACCAATTGCTATACAGGCAAGAGAAGAGGGGTTTAAAGGAATCATTCTTCCGAAACAAAATACGCGTGAAGCAGCTATTGTAAACAATCTCGATGTTTTTGCCGCTGAAAATATAAAAGAAGTCATTGATTTCTTTAACGAAGGCAAGCCGCTTGAGAAAATTGATATCGATACGAGAAAAGAATTCCAGGAAAAAATTAATGATTTTCCTTTTGATTTTTCAGAAGTGAAAGGGCAGGAGACCGCAAAGCGAGCGATGGAAGTTGCTGCTGCAGGCGGACATAATATTATTTTAATCGGGCCTCCCGGAAGCGGAAAGACAATGCTTGCAAAAAGGGTTCCCAGTATTTTGCCTCCGCTCAGTCTAAAAGAAGCGTTGGAAACAACAAAAATCCATTCTGTGGCAGGAAAAATGGGTACGGAAACTTCACTGATGACGGTTCGGCCGTTTAGGGCACCGCATCACACGATTTCTGATGTGGCGCTTGTAGGAGGAGGTGGTTATCCGCAACCCGGGGAAATCTCGTTGGCACACAACGGCGTATTGTTCCTGGATGAAATGCCCGAATTTAAGAGAACCGTGCTCGAAGTAATGCGGCAGCCTCTGGAAGACAGGGAAGTAACGATTTCCCGTGCGAAATTTACGGTTAATTATCCCGCAAGTTTTATGCTGGTCGCCTCCATGAACCCGAGTCCGAGCGGATTTTTCCCGGATGATCCTAATAATACTTCCACCGTTTACGAAATGCAGCGGTATATGAATAAGCTTTCCGGGCCGCTTCTGGACAGGATTGATATTCATATTGAAGTACAGAAAGTGGAATTTGAACAGTTAGCCGAACGCAGAAAAGGAGAGAAAAGCGAAGATATCAGAAAGCGTGTCCTTCTGGCCCGCGAGATTCAAAGAGAACGTTATAAAGATCTGAAAATAAGCTACAACGCTCAAATAGGTCCCAAAGAAATTGAACAATACTGTAACTTGGATGAAACCTCTTTCAGTCTGATAAAAACAGCCATGGAAAAGCTGAACCTTTCGGCAAGAGCCTACGACCGCATCCTCAAAGTTGCCCGAACCATCGCCGATCTGGAAGAATCTGAAAATATCCTTTCGTATCATATTTCGGAGGCGATACAGTACAGGAGTTTGGATCGGGAGTTTTGGAATGGGTAG
- a CDS encoding tRNA-binding protein, translating to MTVKPEISWEDFEKIDIRCGTIISANDFEKARNPSYQLEIDFGDLGIRKSSAQITSLYRKEELIGLQVLAVVNFPKKQIANFFSECLVLGVYGEDKKEVTLLTPSLPVKNGLQVG from the coding sequence ATGACCGTAAAACCTGAAATCTCCTGGGAAGATTTTGAAAAAATTGACATCAGATGCGGAACCATCATATCAGCCAATGACTTTGAAAAAGCGAGAAATCCATCTTATCAGCTGGAAATAGATTTCGGAGATTTAGGAATTAGAAAATCATCCGCACAGATTACATCATTATATCGAAAGGAAGAATTAATCGGGTTACAGGTCTTGGCCGTTGTCAATTTTCCTAAAAAGCAGATTGCCAATTTCTTCAGCGAATGCTTGGTTTTAGGTGTTTATGGTGAGGATAAAAAAGAGGTTACTTTACTAACGCCTTCATTACCCGTTAAAAACGGACTGCAGGTAGGATAA
- a CDS encoding outer membrane beta-barrel protein → MSNEWLNDLRRKMEDHTEDVPDGLWKNIREELFVEDENNGIPGSAPNDLKAQKAVIRFNRPLLYRIVGVAAAIVIFFILGGLFDFIGNKQKPELKKQYAVKDYFRKKTGDRLINENSVNDIEIQNFSLNSNRLLNRIFIKETFENPLSEIKSGVEDNENNTSENSQHNRDVFENTLAQKEDAKNIAENPFSEEKETYTLMTKEEKKQKEESEKMKTLAFAKRKKNWMLGLGTGNASSNSTDQFPGYATLSGATPTLPEMWSLGSGEDPLMSILLANQDKKVDATIKHKTPVTFGATVYKNLGKKWSIGTGINYTELSAELTSGTPSDFISSEQNIHYVGIPVQVNYNVIQKGAFTGYITGGGAVEKAVSGDIKTKYIVDGTIKQEIKEDIREKPVQVSVNSAVGVQFKVVKYIGIYAEPGVGYHFKDNSSLKTIYKEKPLNFNLKFGVRIVLD, encoded by the coding sequence ATGAGTAATGAATGGTTAAATGATCTGCGCAGAAAAATGGAAGATCACACAGAAGATGTTCCTGATGGATTGTGGAAAAATATCAGGGAAGAATTATTTGTGGAGGACGAGAACAACGGCATTCCCGGTTCCGCTCCGAACGATCTCAAAGCGCAGAAGGCTGTTATTAGATTTAACCGGCCATTACTATACCGTATTGTAGGGGTTGCAGCAGCAATTGTCATATTCTTTATTCTGGGCGGGCTATTTGATTTTATCGGAAATAAACAAAAACCGGAATTAAAAAAACAATATGCTGTAAAAGATTATTTCCGAAAAAAAACAGGAGATAGGCTAATCAATGAAAATTCGGTAAATGATATTGAAATACAGAATTTTAGCCTTAATTCTAACAGGCTTTTAAATAGGATATTTATAAAAGAAACCTTTGAAAATCCATTATCAGAAATAAAATCCGGTGTTGAAGATAATGAAAATAACACATCGGAAAATTCTCAGCATAATCGAGATGTTTTTGAAAACACATTGGCTCAGAAAGAGGATGCAAAAAACATTGCAGAAAATCCTTTTTCTGAAGAAAAGGAAACTTATACTCTTATGACAAAAGAGGAGAAAAAGCAAAAAGAAGAGTCTGAAAAAATGAAAACATTGGCATTTGCCAAACGGAAGAAAAATTGGATGCTTGGCTTGGGCACCGGGAATGCTTCTTCAAATTCAACCGATCAGTTTCCCGGTTATGCTACCCTTAGCGGAGCAACGCCAACCCTTCCTGAAATGTGGAGTCTGGGATCCGGGGAAGATCCTTTGATGTCTATTCTTCTTGCTAATCAGGATAAAAAGGTGGATGCTACTATAAAACATAAAACACCAGTTACTTTTGGCGCTACTGTTTACAAAAATTTAGGAAAAAAATGGAGCATCGGAACAGGGATCAATTATACTGAACTTTCAGCAGAACTTACTTCCGGAACTCCATCGGATTTTATCAGCAGTGAACAAAATATTCACTATGTGGGAATTCCCGTTCAGGTAAACTATAATGTTATTCAGAAAGGAGCTTTCACTGGATACATTACGGGAGGAGGAGCGGTTGAAAAAGCAGTTTCAGGTGATATTAAGACAAAATACATTGTAGACGGAACAATTAAACAGGAAATTAAAGAAGACATTCGTGAAAAACCAGTCCAGGTTTCAGTGAATTCGGCTGTTGGCGTTCAGTTTAAGGTGGTAAAATACATCGGAATTTATGCGGAGCCTGGAGTCGGGTATCATTTTAAAGACAACAGTTCACTGAAAACTATTTATAAAGAAAAACCTTTGAATTTTAATCTAAAGTTCGGAGTCAGAATAGTATTGGATTAA
- a CDS encoding RNA polymerase sigma factor: MKENSEQILVSRLLQKEEAAWKELFEAHSRSLAYVCSRYIIDRDQVNDVLQNSFIKMFRSIDSFEYRGKGSLKAWITRIAVNEALKHIKQNADFKIITDENDIPDIESEEEPDLDEISEQEIMEIIRTLPDGYRTVFNLFVFEEKSHKDIAEILGIAENSSASQFHRAKAMLARKIKEYKMSKTAQYE, translated from the coding sequence ATGAAAGAAAACAGCGAACAGATTTTGGTAAGCCGCCTTTTGCAGAAAGAAGAAGCGGCCTGGAAGGAGCTTTTTGAAGCTCATTCAAGGAGTCTTGCCTATGTATGTTCAAGATATATCATTGATAGGGATCAGGTAAATGATGTTTTGCAGAACAGCTTTATCAAAATGTTTCGATCTATTGATTCTTTTGAATACAGAGGTAAAGGGTCTCTGAAAGCCTGGATCACCAGAATTGCAGTTAATGAAGCATTGAAACACATTAAGCAGAACGCAGATTTTAAAATCATCACTGATGAAAATGATATTCCGGATATTGAAAGTGAAGAAGAGCCTGATCTGGACGAAATTTCAGAGCAGGAAATTATGGAAATAATCAGGACGCTTCCTGATGGCTACAGGACGGTTTTCAATCTTTTTGTTTTTGAAGAGAAAAGCCATAAAGATATAGCAGAGATATTGGGGATTGCAGAAAACTCCTCTGCATCACAGTTTCACAGGGCAAAAGCAATGCTTGCCCGGAAAATAAAAGAATATAAAATGTCTAAAACAGCGCAATATGAGTAA
- a CDS encoding T9SS type A sorting domain-containing protein, whose product MRTKLIFLSFLLLIFFQLKAQQCTPEITSPRLGVMFPEKIVFCNTETETLSTTQTYGTYQWYRQQWDWQTPNNNPWVAIPGATSQTLTINGNDDMLYYFKVEVTQNDCTAESAPVLADGYAYGLPFMMADFQPGTFEETAPGVYNVCDGASVQLNDGFPQLYGTHTWFKCIPGSNPPSPSEPCIIPGETGDSYTATGSGTFGFYACTEYCPDQCEMLSDFAFITLNFGNFSFCSNLGTGETKPKENNLSIYPNPASQVVYIGKEADKKYPEVSIIDMSGKLILQKKNHQFSEAIDVSAMVPGTYFIVSKSADGKIYKNKFIKK is encoded by the coding sequence ATGAGAACAAAACTAATTTTTTTAAGCTTTTTATTGTTAATTTTTTTCCAGCTGAAAGCGCAGCAGTGTACCCCTGAAATTACCAGTCCGAGACTTGGGGTTATGTTTCCGGAAAAAATAGTTTTCTGCAACACGGAAACGGAAACACTTTCCACAACGCAGACGTATGGAACATACCAATGGTACAGACAACAGTGGGACTGGCAAACACCGAATAACAATCCGTGGGTAGCAATTCCCGGTGCAACTTCACAAACATTAACCATCAACGGAAATGATGATATGCTGTATTATTTCAAAGTTGAGGTAACGCAAAATGACTGTACCGCAGAAAGTGCTCCGGTTCTTGCAGATGGCTATGCATATGGGCTTCCATTTATGATGGCAGACTTTCAGCCGGGAACTTTTGAAGAAACCGCACCCGGAGTATATAATGTATGTGATGGAGCATCAGTACAGCTTAATGACGGTTTTCCGCAGCTTTACGGTACCCACACATGGTTTAAATGCATTCCCGGAAGTAATCCTCCTTCACCGTCAGAACCTTGCATCATTCCAGGGGAAACGGGAGATTCTTATACCGCCACAGGTTCGGGAACTTTCGGATTTTATGCCTGTACGGAATATTGTCCGGATCAGTGCGAAATGTTAAGTGATTTTGCTTTTATCACTTTAAACTTCGGTAACTTCAGTTTCTGCTCCAATCTGGGAACGGGAGAAACCAAACCTAAGGAAAATAATCTTAGTATTTACCCAAATCCTGCATCGCAAGTTGTTTATATCGGAAAAGAAGCGGATAAGAAATACCCTGAGGTTTCCATTATCGATATGTCCGGGAAACTGATCCTGCAAAAAAAGAATCATCAGTTTTCTGAAGCTATTGATGTAAGTGCAATGGTTCCCGGAACGTATTTTATCGTGTCTAAATCTGCAGACGGTAAAATATACAAGAATAAATTCATCAAGAAATAA
- a CDS encoding DUF4840 domain-containing protein, giving the protein MKIKKVLRFLMLAAIAVSGMLLTSCLDDRYEPVPVKLSDVNGNYKARLVTSQGGKINEKIIDFDAKDSLITFKNFPMREVVKTIITDPAKADTVLAHLGKVEYTIKFNSKLNTEQNVVELALEPQVMAFQIPVEGVTKNISVKMTAKQKGFYVGYDTSLRFAWEAERISVGGTDIVPYQTIKYEVPISIKN; this is encoded by the coding sequence ATGAAGATAAAAAAAGTACTTCGTTTCCTGATGCTTGCTGCAATTGCTGTATCCGGAATGTTATTAACATCCTGTCTCGATGACCGGTATGAACCTGTTCCGGTAAAACTAAGCGATGTCAACGGAAATTATAAGGCAAGACTGGTAACTTCCCAGGGTGGAAAAATAAATGAGAAGATTATTGATTTTGATGCCAAAGACAGTTTGATCACTTTTAAAAATTTTCCGATGAGAGAAGTGGTAAAAACAATTATAACGGATCCTGCAAAAGCGGACACTGTTTTAGCCCATTTAGGGAAAGTTGAATATACAATAAAGTTTAACTCCAAATTGAATACCGAGCAAAATGTAGTAGAACTTGCTTTAGAACCTCAGGTTATGGCTTTCCAAATTCCTGTGGAAGGGGTGACAAAAAATATTTCAGTGAAGATGACAGCCAAGCAGAAGGGGTTTTATGTAGGATATGATACATCTCTGAGGTTTGCCTGGGAAGCGGAGAGAATATCGGTTGGAGGAACAGATATTGTGCCTTATCAGACCATAAAATATGAAGTTCCGATTAGTATAAAGAATTAA
- a CDS encoding SUF system Fe-S cluster assembly protein — protein sequence MKFTDDQIADIGEEIINVLKTVYDPEIPVDIYELGLVYDVQISDDADVKIIMTLTTPNCPVAETLPQEVKDKVAEVENVKSVDLELTFEPSWNKDMMSEEAKFELGML from the coding sequence ATGAAATTTACAGACGATCAGATTGCTGACATTGGTGAAGAGATTATCAATGTCTTAAAAACCGTATATGACCCTGAAATTCCGGTAGATATCTATGAATTAGGACTGGTTTACGATGTTCAGATTTCCGATGATGCGGATGTTAAGATCATCATGACCCTTACCACGCCAAACTGCCCTGTTGCAGAAACGCTTCCTCAGGAAGTAAAAGATAAGGTAGCAGAAGTAGAAAATGTAAAAAGCGTCGATCTCGAACTTACATTTGAACCGAGCTGGAATAAAGATATGATGAGTGAGGAAGCTAAATTTGAGCTGGGAATGCTTTAA
- the pepT gene encoding peptidase T — translation MSAIEFNPLWKEKLLNRFLTYVKIYSTSDAESETTPSTERQWNIANYIAEELKTIGLEEVSIDENGYIMGYVPSNLDNNDQPTIGFISHYDTSPDFSGENVRPQVWENYDGSDLVLNHTTGFTLSPSKFESLKKYVGQTLITTDGNTLLGADDKAGCAEIVTAAEYLIAHPEIKHGRIAVGFTPDEEIGRGAHKFDVAKFGAEFAYTMDGGEVGELEYENFNAAGAVVKIHGLSVHPGYAYGKMVNAALLASEFAQMLPANETPATTKGFDGFYHLMDLNADISEAKLQYIIRDHDAKKFEDRKKFMEEKIAEFNQKHGEGTAEIEIKEQYRNMKQQFEGKMYIIDRAAAAMKEAGIEPKIKAIRGGTDGAQLSYMGLPCPNIFAGGINFHGPYEYVALESMQKAMEVILNIVKA, via the coding sequence ATGAGCGCAATAGAATTCAACCCTTTATGGAAAGAAAAGTTACTGAACCGTTTTCTTACGTATGTAAAAATATATTCAACCAGTGATGCCGAGAGCGAAACCACCCCTTCTACGGAAAGACAGTGGAATATCGCCAACTATATTGCTGAAGAGCTGAAAACAATTGGTCTTGAAGAGGTGTCTATCGATGAAAATGGTTATATTATGGGATATGTCCCTTCAAACCTGGATAATAATGACCAACCAACCATTGGGTTTATTTCGCATTATGATACTTCCCCGGATTTCAGCGGGGAAAATGTAAGACCTCAGGTTTGGGAAAACTATGACGGAAGCGATCTTGTTTTAAACCATACGACCGGATTTACCTTATCTCCTTCAAAATTTGAAAGTTTAAAAAAATATGTCGGTCAGACGTTGATCACTACCGACGGAAACACACTACTGGGAGCCGATGATAAAGCCGGCTGTGCGGAAATCGTGACCGCTGCAGAATATTTAATTGCGCATCCTGAAATCAAGCATGGAAGAATTGCCGTAGGATTTACGCCGGATGAAGAAATCGGAAGAGGAGCTCACAAATTTGATGTGGCGAAATTCGGGGCAGAATTTGCTTATACGATGGATGGCGGCGAAGTGGGAGAACTGGAATATGAAAACTTCAATGCAGCAGGAGCCGTGGTAAAAATTCACGGATTAAGTGTACATCCTGGTTACGCTTACGGCAAGATGGTGAATGCTGCTTTATTAGCTTCCGAATTTGCCCAAATGCTTCCGGCGAACGAAACTCCAGCAACGACAAAAGGTTTTGACGGATTTTATCATTTAATGGATTTAAACGCAGATATTTCTGAAGCTAAACTTCAATACATTATCCGTGATCACGATGCTAAAAAATTTGAGGATAGAAAAAAATTCATGGAAGAAAAAATTGCTGAATTTAATCAAAAGCATGGCGAAGGTACTGCCGAAATCGAAATTAAGGAGCAATACAGAAACATGAAGCAGCAGTTTGAAGGTAAAATGTACATCATCGACCGCGCTGCAGCAGCCATGAAAGAGGCGGGAATTGAGCCTAAAATCAAAGCCATACGAGGCGGAACAGACGGCGCTCAACTGTCTTATATGGGATTACCTTGTCCAAATATTTTTGCGGGAGGAATCAATTTCCACGGACCGTATGAATATGTAGCTCTGGAAAGCATGCAAAAGGCAATGGAAGTAATCCTGAATATTGTGAAAGCGTAA
- a CDS encoding OsmC family protein has protein sequence MTSKIIYTGDLRCSAEHLQSGTMIESDAPTDNHGKGERFSPTDLCATSLAECALTTIAILGKDKNINIDGAYCNLQKIMKGDPRRIGEIVCNFVFPDSYSDEEKEFIEETAHNCPVAKSLHPDLVQTMVFIYQ, from the coding sequence ATGACTTCAAAAATTATATATACAGGAGACTTAAGATGTTCTGCTGAACACCTGCAATCAGGTACGATGATTGAGAGTGATGCTCCTACGGACAATCACGGAAAAGGGGAAAGGTTTTCTCCAACTGATCTTTGCGCAACGTCTTTAGCTGAATGCGCTCTTACGACAATTGCTATTTTAGGAAAGGATAAAAATATAAATATTGATGGCGCGTATTGTAATCTTCAAAAAATAATGAAGGGCGATCCTAGGAGAATTGGCGAAATTGTATGCAATTTTGTGTTTCCAGATTCGTATTCTGATGAGGAAAAAGAATTTATAGAAGAAACGGCACATAATTGTCCTGTGGCGAAAAGCCTTCATCCAGATCTTGTACAGACAATGGTTTTCATTTATCAATAA
- a CDS encoding hydroxymethylglutaryl-CoA lyase, translated as MFLTECPRDAMQGWGEFIPTDKKIDYINSLMDVGFDVLDCLSFVSPKAIPQMADSAEVAENIDKSRSNTKVSAIIGNYRGAEKALKHQSVDIIGFPFSISETFQHRNTNKSQEEAFNEIIRMLELVKSENRQLNIYFSMAFGNPYGEMWKWEDVDFWAQRFSEIGIKDILLSDTTGVATPETIALLFEKIPAKYPEINFGGHFHNRYEDSYSKLKAAYDQGCRRFDSAIKGIGGCPMAKDDLVGNMPTEQVINFMSVEKAEHKLNLLNFESAYNKAKDIFHF; from the coding sequence ATGTTCCTTACTGAATGTCCGCGCGATGCAATGCAGGGTTGGGGTGAATTCATCCCCACAGATAAAAAAATAGATTATATCAACTCCCTGATGGATGTTGGTTTTGATGTGTTGGATTGCCTGAGCTTCGTTTCTCCCAAAGCAATTCCGCAGATGGCCGACTCTGCTGAAGTTGCAGAAAATATTGACAAGTCAAGGTCTAATACGAAAGTTTCTGCTATTATCGGAAATTACCGCGGTGCAGAAAAGGCCCTGAAACACCAATCCGTAGACATTATCGGATTTCCATTTTCTATCTCTGAAACTTTTCAGCACAGAAATACTAATAAAAGCCAGGAAGAAGCTTTTAACGAAATTATCAGAATGCTGGAATTGGTAAAAAGCGAAAACCGACAGCTGAATATCTATTTTTCAATGGCCTTTGGAAATCCTTACGGAGAAATGTGGAAGTGGGAAGATGTAGATTTCTGGGCTCAAAGATTTTCAGAAATAGGAATTAAAGATATATTACTGTCTGATACTACGGGAGTTGCAACACCGGAAACCATTGCTCTTTTATTTGAGAAAATTCCTGCAAAATATCCGGAAATCAATTTTGGAGGACATTTTCATAACCGCTATGAAGATTCTTATTCTAAATTAAAAGCGGCATACGATCAGGGTTGCAGGAGATTCGACAGTGCCATTAAAGGTATCGGAGGATGTCCTATGGCAAAAGACGATCTGGTAGGAAATATGCCTACGGAACAGGTAATCAACTTCATGAGTGTGGAAAAAGCAGAGCATAAGCTGAATCTGCTGAACTTTGAAAGTGCCTACAATAAAGCAAAAGATATTTTTCATTTTTAA